One region of Streptomyces rishiriensis genomic DNA includes:
- a CDS encoding sugar kinase, translating to MTASLPRQAAPPDEPHRPPEDRRHVIRRRALTLLIIVLLIGVPAGYLVISANQSRDSGKDKEAKYSATGLTEGWPSKVQRRLYQVPIPHPSNQVAYYETNNWKTSRLYAQFQTTQAGLDQFLAEIGVSRGELKKGDITISARDQEVTGWKFTGPGSRPGDDFGIVHEQKNPKPTLDVVVNTGNAVYPFVYVVSRTVP from the coding sequence ATGACAGCATCGCTGCCCCGCCAGGCCGCACCCCCCGACGAGCCGCACCGCCCGCCGGAGGACCGCCGGCACGTGATCCGCCGCAGGGCGCTCACCCTGCTGATCATCGTGCTGCTCATCGGTGTCCCGGCCGGCTACCTGGTGATCTCCGCGAACCAGAGCCGCGACAGCGGCAAGGACAAGGAGGCGAAGTACTCGGCGACCGGCCTGACCGAGGGCTGGCCCTCGAAGGTGCAGCGCCGCCTGTACCAGGTGCCGATCCCGCACCCGTCGAACCAGGTCGCCTACTACGAGACGAACAACTGGAAGACCAGCCGGCTGTACGCCCAGTTCCAGACCACGCAGGCCGGACTCGACCAGTTCCTCGCCGAAATAGGCGTCAGCCGCGGGGAGCTGAAGAAGGGCGACATCACCATCAGCGCCCGCGACCAGGAGGTCACGGGGTGGAAGTTCACGGGACCCGGCTCGCGCCCCGGTGACGACTTCGGCATCGTCCACGAACAGAAGAACCCCAAGCCCACGCTGGATGTGGTGGTGAACACCGGCAACGCGGTCTACCCCTTCGTCTACGTGGTCTCCCGCACGGTTCCGTGA
- the alc gene encoding allantoicase, translating to MTAIESFTGDANPYGGGDPYADYRTADFPFTRYADLADRQLGAGVIAANDEFFAQRENLLVPGPAEFDPEHFGHKGKVMDGWETRRRRGASADHPWPTAEDHDWALVRLGAPGVIRGIVVDTAHFRGNYPQAVSVEGASVPGAPSAEELLGDHVKWTTLVPRTPVGGHAANGFAVSVEQRFTHLRLNQHPDGGIARLRVHGEVVPDPGWLTALGTFDVVALENGGRAEDASNLFYSPASNTIQPGRSRKMDDGWETRRRRDRGHDWIRYRLAAQARIRALEIDTAYLKGNSAGWASVSVKDGESGEWAEILPRTRLQPDTNHRFVLPAPAVGTHARVDIHPDGGISRLRLFGSLTEAGAAALTARHQELGG from the coding sequence GTGACGGCGATAGAGAGCTTCACCGGCGACGCGAATCCCTACGGCGGCGGCGACCCGTACGCGGACTACCGCACCGCCGACTTCCCCTTCACCCGGTACGCCGACCTCGCCGACCGGCAGCTCGGAGCGGGAGTCATCGCCGCCAACGACGAGTTCTTCGCCCAGCGCGAGAACCTGCTGGTGCCCGGCCCCGCCGAGTTCGACCCGGAGCACTTCGGGCACAAGGGCAAGGTCATGGACGGCTGGGAGACCCGCCGCCGCCGCGGTGCCTCCGCCGACCACCCGTGGCCGACCGCCGAGGACCACGACTGGGCGCTCGTCCGCCTCGGGGCGCCCGGCGTGATCCGGGGCATCGTCGTCGACACGGCGCACTTCCGCGGCAACTACCCGCAAGCGGTGTCGGTCGAGGGCGCCTCGGTGCCGGGCGCGCCGTCCGCCGAAGAGCTCCTCGGCGACCATGTGAAGTGGACGACGCTGGTCCCGCGCACACCGGTCGGCGGCCACGCCGCGAACGGCTTCGCCGTGTCGGTGGAGCAGCGCTTCACCCACCTGCGGCTCAACCAGCACCCCGACGGCGGCATCGCCCGCCTGCGCGTGCACGGAGAGGTCGTGCCCGATCCCGGCTGGCTGACGGCGCTCGGCACCTTCGACGTCGTCGCCCTGGAGAACGGCGGCCGCGCCGAGGACGCCTCCAACCTCTTCTACTCGCCCGCGAGCAACACCATCCAGCCGGGCCGCTCCCGCAAGATGGACGACGGCTGGGAGACCCGCCGCCGCCGCGACCGGGGCCACGACTGGATCCGCTACCGCCTGGCGGCCCAGGCACGGATCCGGGCCCTGGAGATCGACACGGCCTACCTGAAGGGCAACAGCGCCGGCTGGGCGTCGGTGTCGGTCAAGGACGGCGAGAGCGGCGAGTGGGCGGAGATCCTCCCGCGCACCCGCCTCCAGCCCGACACCAATCACCGTTTCGTCCTGCCGGCCCCGGCGGTCGGCACACACGCGCGGGTGGACATCCATCCCGACGGCGGCATCTCCCGGCTGCGGCTGTTCGGCTCCCTCACGGAAGCGGGCGCGGCGGCGCTGACGGCCCGCCACCAGGAACTCGGCGGCTGA
- a CDS encoding Gfo/Idh/MocA family protein → MRIGVIGTGRIGTIHANTLSRHREVGSLILTDADHARAQELAHRLGETAAPGVDEIFRWGVDAVVITTATSAHAELIGRAARSGLPVFCEKPIALDLAGTLQAIAEVETAGTILHMGFQRRFDAGYTGAREAVRSGRLGRLHTVRALTSDRSAPPAAWLPVSGGIYRDALLHDFDCLRWVTGREVREVYAAGSDAGPAMFREAGDVDTAAAVLTLDDGTLATATATRLNGAGYDVRMELAGELDQIVVGLDDRTPIASTEPTGPPAADKPWTGFLERFEPAYAAELNAFVDVVRGERTNPCGGREALEALRIAEACEVSRRDRRAVWLAEIPAAPATG, encoded by the coding sequence ATGCGCATCGGGGTCATCGGGACGGGCCGCATAGGCACCATTCATGCGAACACACTCAGCCGTCACCGCGAGGTCGGATCCCTGATCCTGACGGACGCGGACCACGCGCGGGCCCAGGAGCTCGCGCATCGGCTGGGCGAGACGGCCGCCCCAGGGGTGGACGAGATCTTCCGCTGGGGCGTGGACGCCGTGGTGATCACGACGGCCACCTCCGCCCACGCCGAACTGATCGGTCGGGCAGCCCGCTCCGGGCTCCCGGTCTTCTGCGAGAAGCCGATCGCCCTGGATCTGGCGGGCACCTTACAGGCGATCGCCGAGGTCGAGACCGCCGGAACGATCCTTCACATGGGCTTCCAGCGCCGCTTCGACGCGGGGTACACCGGGGCCCGGGAGGCGGTGCGTTCCGGCCGGCTCGGGCGGCTGCACACCGTGCGGGCGCTGACGTCCGACCGGTCGGCGCCCCCGGCCGCCTGGCTGCCGGTGTCCGGCGGGATCTACCGGGACGCGCTCCTGCACGACTTCGACTGCCTGCGCTGGGTGACGGGCCGCGAGGTGAGGGAGGTGTACGCCGCCGGCTCCGACGCCGGGCCCGCCATGTTCCGCGAGGCGGGGGACGTGGACACGGCGGCCGCGGTCCTCACCCTCGACGACGGCACTCTCGCCACGGCGACGGCGACGCGGCTGAACGGGGCGGGCTACGACGTCCGCATGGAGCTGGCCGGGGAGCTCGACCAGATCGTCGTGGGCCTGGACGACCGCACCCCGATCGCCTCCACCGAACCCACCGGTCCGCCGGCCGCGGACAAACCGTGGACGGGATTCCTGGAGCGGTTCGAGCCCGCGTACGCGGCGGAGCTGAACGCCTTCGTGGACGTGGTGCGGGGCGAGCGGACCAACCCCTGCGGCGGCCGCGAGGCGCTCGAGGCGCTGCGGATCGCCGAGGCCTGCGAGGTGTCCCGACGAGACCGCAGAGCGGTGTGGCTCGCGGAGATCCCGGCGGCTCCCGCAACGGGCTGA
- a CDS encoding ROK family glucokinase — MSTYGNFTAPIGSRRASALRTVGTRERRSHLTAPRVPTVGIDIGGTKVMAGVVDADGNILEKVRAETPDKSKSPKVVEDTIVELVLDLSDRHDVHAVGVGAAGWVDADRNRVLFAPHLSWRNEPLRDRLSGRLAVPVLVDNDANTAAWAEWRFGAGRGEDHLVMITLGTGIGGAILEDGQVKRGKYGVAGEFGHMQAVPGGHRCPCGNRGCWEQYSSGNALVREARELAAADSPVAYGIIEHVKGNIGDITGPMITELAREGDAMCIELLQDIGQWLGVGIANLAAALDPSCFVIGGGVSAADDLLISPARDAFKRQLTGRGYRPEARIVRAQLGPEAGMVGAADLARLVARRFRRAKRRRVERYERFERFTEVARRTQDTV, encoded by the coding sequence ATGAGCACCTACGGCAACTTCACCGCCCCCATCGGCTCCCGCCGCGCCTCCGCACTCCGCACCGTGGGCACGAGGGAGCGCCGGTCGCACCTCACCGCGCCCCGAGTGCCGACGGTCGGCATCGACATCGGTGGCACCAAGGTGATGGCGGGGGTCGTCGACGCCGACGGCAACATCCTGGAGAAGGTCCGCGCGGAGACTCCGGACAAGTCCAAGAGTCCGAAGGTCGTGGAGGACACGATCGTCGAGCTGGTCCTGGACCTGTCCGACCGGCACGACGTGCACGCGGTCGGCGTCGGTGCGGCGGGGTGGGTGGACGCCGACCGCAACCGCGTCCTGTTCGCGCCCCACCTGTCCTGGCGCAACGAGCCGCTGCGCGACCGCCTCTCCGGCCGGCTCGCGGTTCCCGTCCTGGTGGACAACGACGCCAACACCGCCGCCTGGGCGGAGTGGCGCTTCGGCGCGGGCCGCGGTGAGGACCACCTCGTCATGATCACCCTCGGTACCGGCATCGGCGGCGCGATCCTCGAGGACGGCCAGGTCAAGCGGGGCAAGTACGGCGTCGCCGGTGAGTTCGGCCATATGCAGGCCGTGCCCGGAGGCCACCGCTGCCCGTGCGGCAACCGCGGCTGCTGGGAGCAGTACAGCTCGGGCAACGCGCTGGTCAGGGAGGCCCGTGAACTCGCCGCCGCCGACTCCCCGGTGGCGTACGGGATCATCGAGCACGTCAAGGGCAACATCGGCGACATCACCGGCCCGATGATCACCGAACTCGCCCGTGAGGGCGACGCCATGTGCATCGAGCTGCTCCAGGACATCGGCCAGTGGCTGGGCGTCGGCATCGCCAACCTGGCCGCCGCTCTCGACCCGTCCTGCTTCGTGATCGGCGGCGGCGTCTCGGCCGCCGACGACCTGCTGATCAGCCCCGCGCGGGACGCGTTCAAGCGTCAGCTCACCGGGCGCGGCTACCGCCCCGAGGCCCGCATCGTCCGCGCCCAGCTGGGCCCGGAGGCCGGTATGGTCGGCGCGGCCGACCTCGCCCGCCTGGTCGCCCGCCGCTTCCGGCGCGCGAAGCGCCGCCGCGTGGAGCGCTACGAGCGCTTCGAGCGGTTCACCGAGGTGGCCCGCCGTACCCAGGACACGGTGTGA
- a CDS encoding AIM24 family protein — protein sequence MTLQQEIVGSAMQMAVVQLSPGQTVYCEAGKFLFKTVDVTMETRLGGPSGGDGQPPQGGQAGGGMGGMLRQAMGTAMQVGQRALAGESLAFQYFTARGGEGTVGFAGVLPGEMRALELDGTRAWFAEKDAFVAAESTVEFGIAFQGGRTGMKGGEGFVLEKFTGRGTVIIAGAGNFIDLDPADFGGRIEVDTGCVVAFEEGIRYGVQRVGGLNRQGVMNAVFGGEGLSLATLEGRGRVILQSLTIESLANALRKAQGGDKQGPTGGLFSTNAG from the coding sequence GTGACCCTTCAGCAAGAAATCGTCGGCAGCGCCATGCAGATGGCGGTCGTCCAGCTGTCTCCCGGCCAGACCGTGTACTGCGAGGCCGGGAAGTTCCTGTTCAAGACGGTCGACGTGACCATGGAGACCCGGCTGGGCGGCCCGTCCGGCGGCGACGGGCAACCACCGCAGGGCGGCCAGGCGGGTGGCGGCATGGGCGGCATGCTGCGCCAGGCCATGGGGACGGCCATGCAGGTCGGCCAGCGCGCCCTGGCGGGCGAGTCGCTGGCTTTCCAGTACTTCACCGCCCGGGGCGGCGAGGGCACGGTCGGCTTCGCGGGCGTGCTGCCCGGCGAGATGCGCGCCCTGGAGCTGGACGGCACGCGCGCGTGGTTCGCTGAGAAGGACGCTTTCGTGGCCGCCGAGTCCACCGTCGAGTTCGGCATCGCCTTCCAGGGCGGCCGCACCGGCATGAAGGGCGGTGAGGGCTTCGTCCTGGAGAAGTTCACCGGCCGGGGGACGGTGATCATCGCGGGCGCCGGCAACTTCATCGACCTGGACCCGGCCGACTTCGGGGGCCGTATCGAGGTCGACACCGGGTGCGTGGTCGCCTTCGAGGAGGGCATCCGGTACGGCGTCCAGCGCGTCGGCGGTCTCAACCGCCAGGGGGTGATGAACGCCGTGTTCGGCGGCGAGGGCCTGTCCCTGGCCACCCTGGAGGGCCGTGGCCGCGTCATCCTCCAGTCCCTCACCATCGAGAGCCTCGCCAACGCCCTGAGGAAGGCCCAGGGCGGCGACAAGCAGGGGCCGACCGGCGGACTGTTCTCGACGAACGCGGGCTGA
- a CDS encoding ribonuclease domain-containing protein: MRFPPRITRTVTSAAVLSALLVGGSVSATTAHAAVGSVCYTKLPSQAYDTLDLIDAGGPFPYSQDGAVFQNREGVLPGQTSGYYHEYTVKTPGSSTRGARRIVTGKKSAEDYYTADHYVTFNLINYGC; this comes from the coding sequence ATGCGATTCCCCCCACGGATCACTCGTACTGTCACCTCGGCGGCCGTCCTGTCCGCCCTCCTCGTCGGCGGCTCCGTCTCCGCCACCACGGCACACGCCGCCGTCGGCAGCGTCTGCTACACCAAGCTGCCCTCCCAGGCGTACGACACGCTCGACCTGATCGACGCGGGAGGGCCGTTCCCCTATTCGCAGGACGGGGCCGTCTTCCAGAACCGGGAAGGCGTCCTGCCCGGCCAGACGTCCGGCTACTACCACGAGTACACGGTGAAGACCCCGGGCTCCTCGACGCGCGGAGCGCGCCGCATCGTGACCGGGAAGAAGTCCGCCGAGGACTACTACACCGCGGACCACTACGTCACTTTCAACCTGATCAACTACGGCTGCTGA
- a CDS encoding SDR family oxidoreductase — MTTTDETLNGKVALVTGGSRGIGAATALRLAREGADVAVTYENGKEAAQDVVAAVEALGRRAVALRADSADPGEAAGAVDRTVRALGGLDVLVNNAGVGVLGPLEGLGLSDVDRVLAVNVRGVFLASQAAAGRMADGGRIITIGTCMTQRVPGPGGTLYAMSKSALVGLTKALARELGPRGITANLVHPGPIDTDMNPADGPYAAGQATMTALGRFGTAQEVAATVAHLAGAAYVTGAEFAVDGGHAA, encoded by the coding sequence ATGACAACGACCGACGAAACCCTGAACGGCAAGGTGGCCCTCGTGACCGGCGGCAGCCGCGGCATCGGAGCGGCCACGGCGCTGCGGCTCGCCCGGGAGGGCGCGGACGTGGCGGTGACCTACGAGAACGGCAAGGAGGCGGCGCAGGACGTCGTGGCGGCCGTGGAGGCGCTGGGACGGCGGGCGGTGGCCCTGCGCGCGGACTCGGCGGACCCCGGGGAGGCGGCCGGGGCGGTGGACCGTACGGTCCGGGCGCTGGGCGGCCTCGACGTGCTGGTGAACAACGCGGGCGTCGGCGTCCTCGGGCCCCTGGAGGGGCTCGGCCTCTCCGACGTGGACCGGGTGCTCGCCGTGAACGTGCGCGGGGTGTTCCTGGCCTCGCAGGCGGCGGCCGGGCGGATGGCCGACGGCGGACGGATCATCACGATCGGCACGTGTATGACCCAGCGGGTGCCCGGCCCCGGCGGGACCCTGTACGCGATGAGCAAGTCGGCCCTGGTCGGTCTGACCAAGGCCCTCGCCCGGGAGCTGGGCCCGCGCGGGATCACCGCGAACCTCGTCCACCCCGGCCCGATCGACACGGACATGAACCCGGCGGACGGCCCGTACGCGGCCGGTCAGGCGACGATGACGGCGCTGGGCCGCTTCGGCACGGCGCAGGAGGTGGCCGCGACGGTCGCGCACCTGGCGGGCGCCGCCTACGTCACGGGCGCCGAGTTCGCCGTGGACGGCGGACACGCGGCGTAG
- a CDS encoding sensor histidine kinase, producing the protein MRADDGTPRAAPGFTGRRWLLPSAVVAELDPDAGIPGRRHRRTVRDWTVDFLCFLVAVAVGLAVADSFPGEPGLPEVVAAADQLLGALACAAVWLRRRWPLGLAIAMVPLGFLATTSAGACTVALFTLAVHRPFRYVAWVGGAQVALIPLLARARPDPTLAYGPSVAWSVLFTVTAIGWGMFVRSKRQLMLSLRDRARRAETEARLRAEQAQRLAREAIAREMHDVLAHRLTLLSVHAGALEFRPDAPREDIARAAGVIRESAHEALQDLREIIGVLRAGEPDDAGRPQPTLAALDTLVAESRETGMKVTPDQCVTDAATVPAAVGRTAYRIVQECLTNARKHAPGAEIEVTVTGGPSEGLDVSVRNAAPEGDVPPVPGSGQGLIGLAERATLTGGRLEHGTWGDGGFEVRAWLPWPATP; encoded by the coding sequence ATGAGGGCGGACGACGGCACGCCACGGGCGGCACCAGGGTTCACGGGCCGACGATGGCTGCTGCCGTCGGCCGTGGTGGCGGAACTCGACCCGGACGCCGGGATCCCCGGCCGGCGGCACCGGCGCACCGTCCGCGACTGGACCGTCGACTTCCTCTGCTTCCTCGTGGCCGTGGCCGTCGGCCTGGCGGTCGCGGACTCCTTCCCCGGCGAACCCGGCCTTCCCGAGGTGGTCGCCGCGGCCGACCAGCTCCTGGGCGCCCTCGCCTGCGCGGCGGTGTGGCTGCGCCGCCGGTGGCCCCTCGGCCTGGCGATCGCGATGGTCCCCCTCGGCTTCCTGGCGACCACCTCGGCCGGCGCCTGCACGGTCGCCCTCTTCACCCTCGCCGTCCACCGGCCGTTCCGGTACGTGGCCTGGGTGGGCGGCGCCCAGGTGGCCCTCATCCCGCTGCTGGCCCGGGCCCGGCCCGATCCGACGCTGGCCTACGGACCGTCGGTGGCGTGGAGCGTGCTGTTCACCGTCACGGCCATCGGCTGGGGCATGTTCGTCCGGTCCAAGCGGCAGCTGATGCTGAGCCTGCGCGACCGCGCCCGGCGCGCCGAGACGGAGGCCCGGCTGCGCGCCGAGCAGGCGCAGCGGCTGGCCCGCGAGGCCATCGCCCGGGAGATGCACGACGTGCTCGCGCACCGGCTGACCCTGCTCAGCGTGCACGCGGGCGCGCTGGAGTTCCGTCCGGACGCGCCCCGCGAGGACATCGCGCGGGCGGCCGGCGTCATCCGCGAGAGCGCCCACGAGGCCCTCCAGGACCTACGGGAGATCATCGGTGTCCTGCGGGCCGGCGAACCCGACGACGCGGGCCGCCCCCAGCCGACGCTGGCCGCGCTGGACACGCTGGTCGCCGAGTCCCGCGAGACCGGCATGAAGGTCACCCCGGACCAGTGCGTCACCGACGCCGCGACCGTCCCAGCCGCCGTCGGCCGCACCGCCTACCGCATCGTCCAGGAGTGCCTCACCAACGCCCGAAAGCATGCCCCGGGCGCGGAGATCGAGGTCACCGTCACCGGCGGTCCCAGCGAAGGGCTCGACGTGAGCGTGCGCAACGCGGCGCCCGAGGGCGACGTACCGCCCGTCCCCGGTTCCGGCCAGGGACTGATCGGCCTGGCCGAACGGGCCACCCTGACCGGAGGGAGACTGGAGCACGGGACGTGGGGCGACGGGGGATTCGAGGTACGGGCGTGGCTGCCGTGGCCGGCGACGCCCTGA
- a CDS encoding response regulator: MTAIRLLLVDDDPLVRAGLALMMGGADDIEIVGEAADGSEVEGLVERTRPDVVLMDIRMPAMDGITATERLRGREDAPQVVVLTTFHADEQVLRALRAGAAGFVLKDTPPARILDAVRRVAAGDPVLSPTVTRQLMDHAAGTAADTGRAHARVRLAALGEREREVAVAVGRGLSNADIAAELFMSVATVKAHVSRVLAKLGLNNRVQVALLAHDAGLLEEGADGPG, encoded by the coding sequence ATGACTGCGATCAGACTCCTCCTCGTCGACGACGATCCCCTCGTGCGGGCCGGTCTGGCTCTCATGATGGGGGGCGCCGACGACATCGAGATCGTCGGCGAGGCCGCCGACGGGAGCGAGGTCGAGGGGCTCGTGGAGCGCACCCGCCCCGACGTGGTCCTGATGGACATCCGGATGCCGGCCATGGACGGGATCACGGCCACGGAACGCCTGCGCGGACGCGAGGACGCCCCGCAGGTCGTGGTGCTCACCACCTTCCACGCCGACGAACAGGTGCTGCGCGCACTGCGCGCGGGTGCCGCAGGGTTCGTCCTCAAGGACACCCCGCCCGCCCGGATCCTCGACGCCGTGCGCCGGGTGGCGGCCGGTGACCCCGTCCTGTCGCCCACGGTCACCCGGCAGCTGATGGACCACGCGGCGGGTACCGCGGCCGACACGGGGCGCGCGCACGCGCGCGTACGGCTCGCGGCCCTCGGCGAGCGGGAGCGCGAGGTGGCCGTCGCGGTCGGCCGGGGGCTGTCCAACGCGGACATCGCCGCGGAACTGTTCATGAGCGTCGCCACCGTCAAGGCCCACGTCTCCCGGGTCCTGGCCAAGCTCGGCCTCAACAACAGGGTGCAGGTCGCCCTGCTCGCCCATGACGCGGGTCTCCTGGAAGAGGGGGCGGACGGCCCCGGGTGA
- a CDS encoding cytochrome P450 family protein, translating into MTEVIDLGTFGDGFRRNPHPVYARLRERGPVHRVRLPAPDAHHVTWLVVGHEEARAALADPRLAKDSERIGVTFLDEQLIGKHLLTADPPRHTRLRALVSRAFTARRVEELRPRIERITDDMLDAMLPHGRADLVQSLAYPLPLTVICELLGVPEADRTAFRKLSGEAVAPTSSQSEYDAFVRLAGYLTELIEDKRCAGPSGDLLDDLIRTTAQDGDRLSPGELRGMAFILLVAGHETTVNLITNAVHALLTHPDQLAALRADPALLDGAVEEALRYEGPVENATFRFAAEPLEIAGTSVAPGEAVMIGLTAADRDPVRYPAPDGFDIRRDSRGHLAFGHGVHYCLGAPLARLEARTALRSLLDRTPALALDGPPGDWLPGPLMRGMRSLPVRW; encoded by the coding sequence ATGACCGAGGTGATCGACCTGGGCACGTTCGGCGACGGCTTCCGGAGGAACCCGCATCCGGTGTACGCGCGACTGCGCGAGCGCGGCCCGGTGCACCGGGTGCGGTTGCCCGCGCCCGACGCTCACCATGTGACCTGGCTCGTCGTGGGGCACGAGGAGGCGCGCGCGGCGCTCGCCGACCCCCGGCTGGCCAAGGACTCCGAACGGATCGGCGTCACGTTCCTCGACGAGCAGCTGATCGGCAAGCACCTGCTGACCGCGGATCCGCCGCGCCACACCCGGCTGCGCGCGCTGGTCTCCCGCGCGTTCACCGCGCGCCGCGTGGAGGAACTGCGGCCGAGGATCGAGCGGATCACCGACGACATGCTCGACGCGATGCTGCCGCACGGCCGCGCCGACCTCGTGCAGTCGCTCGCCTACCCGCTGCCCCTGACGGTCATCTGCGAGCTCCTGGGCGTCCCCGAGGCGGACCGCACGGCGTTCCGGAAGCTGTCCGGCGAGGCCGTCGCGCCCACCAGCTCGCAGTCCGAGTACGACGCGTTCGTACGGCTCGCCGGGTACCTCACCGAGCTGATCGAGGACAAGCGGTGCGCCGGACCGAGCGGCGACCTGCTGGACGACCTGATCCGCACCACCGCGCAGGACGGCGACCGGCTCTCGCCCGGCGAACTGCGCGGCATGGCGTTCATCCTCCTCGTCGCCGGACACGAGACCACCGTCAACCTGATCACCAATGCCGTACACGCCCTGCTCACCCACCCCGACCAGCTGGCCGCCCTGCGCGCCGACCCGGCCTTGCTCGACGGTGCCGTGGAGGAGGCGCTGCGCTACGAGGGGCCGGTGGAGAACGCCACGTTCCGGTTCGCCGCCGAACCGCTGGAGATCGCCGGCACGTCCGTCGCCCCGGGCGAGGCGGTGATGATCGGCCTGACCGCGGCCGACCGCGACCCGGTCCGCTATCCGGCCCCCGACGGCTTCGACATCCGCCGGGACAGCAGGGGCCACCTGGCCTTCGGGCACGGCGTCCACTACTGCCTGGGAGCCCCGCTGGCCCGCCTGGAGGCCCGCACGGCCCTGCGGTCCCTGCTCGACCGCACACCCGCCCTGGCCCTCGACGGCCCACCCGGCGACTGGCTCCCCGGCCCTCTGATGCGCGGGATGCGCAGCCTCCCGGTGCGCTGGTAG